The Sabethes cyaneus chromosome 3, idSabCyanKW18_F2, whole genome shotgun sequence DNA window CCGCTATTGTAGGTGATAGCGGGTTGCCCATAGCTGTACCAAAAGTCTGTTTGTAAAACCGACCGTCGAACTTGAAGAAACTGGCGTCAATGCAGAATTCTACTAGCTCAAGAAACAAATCTACACAAATGTTTTTGGCGTGTGGTTTAATTTGTTCCCAACCACATATCACGTCATGGCATACTAGGTCTTTCGGAATACAGGTGAACAATGACACTACATCTAGTGAAATCAACGAGTATCCAGGCGGTAGTGTAACACTATTGATAAAATCACAAAATTCGAAGGAATCCTTGATATTGTACGAACTGTCGATtgaattttgaatcatttttcccacaaactttgaaagttcgtAAGACGGGGCAGTCATATTAGGTACCACTGGTCTCAAAGGTAAGCCGGGTTTATGTGCTTTCGGAAGTCCGTAGATTCTTGGGCATGATGCATTTTGTGATTTTAAGGTAGAGGCTGTTTTTCGGTCTATAAGTTTCAGATTGTGTAGCCGCTCGATAAGAGAGTTGGTGTTACGCTGAAAACCTGATGTGGGGTCTCGTGTCAACAGTTTGTATGTCTTGGAATCCTCAAGAAGCGTTGACATCTTTTGCTTATAGTCTGACGCACACATAACTACGGTTTTGTTGCCTTTGTCTGATTGTACCACAATAATGTCTGGATTGGACTTCAAGAatgttttggttactctttccgCCCGTTCACATGTTAGAGCAAGCGGTTCCCACTGTTTGCTGCGATTGGATGACTGGTAAAGATGATTTTGTATAATGTTTGCTAATCCACAGCGGTTTCTATTCTGCACATCTATGTCGGAATTTGCCTTCAAGATACATTCTATGTCCGCAATCAGATGAAAATATGGGATTGTGTTCGAAATGGTTTGGGGTAAAGCAAATTTGGGGCCAAGATTTAGCAAGAATTCTGTTTCTGGTGGTAGTATTTTTGTGGTTCCATTGTGGACAGCTTTTGGGTTCCCTTTCGGTATTTGTTTACTTCTACCTTCCATAACGGTTCTAAACAATCGATCAAATTTCTTCTTTGTGGAAGTAGTCTGactttgcaaatgtttgtcGTAATACGATTGTTGACTTGCAAGAAAAGACTGGCTGGTTTCTGTTGGGACGGCcgtaataatttgatcaataacAAATACCGAAAGGGAACCCAAAAGCTGTCCACAATGGAACCACAAAAATACTACCACCAGAAACAGAATTCTTGCTAAATCTTGGCCCCAAATTTGCTTTACCCCAAACCATTTCGAACACAATCCCATATTTTCATCTGATTGCGGACATAGAATGTATCTTGAAGGCAAATTCCGACATAGATGTGCAGAATAGAAACCGCTGTGGATTAGCAAACATTATACAAAATCATCTTTACCAGTCATCCAATCGCAGCAAACAGTGGGAACCGCTTGCTCTAACATGTGAACGGGcggaaagagtaaccaaaacatTCTTGAAGTCTAATCCAGACATTATTGTGGTACAATCAGACAAAGGCAACAAAACCGTAGTTATGTGTGCGTCAGACTATAAGCAAAAGATGTCAACGCTTCTTGAGGATTCCAAGACATACAAACTGTTGACACGAGACCCCACATCAGGTTTTCAGCGTAACACCAACTCTCTTATCGAGCGGCTACACAATCTGAAACTTATAGACCGAAAAACAGCCTCTACTTTAAAATCACAAAATGCATCATGCCCAAGAATCTACGGACTTCCGAAAGCACATAAACCCGGCTTGCCTTTGAGACCAGTGGTACCTAATATGACTGCCCCGTCTTacgaactttcaaagtttgtgggaaaaatgattcaaaattcaATCGACAGTTCGTACAATATCAAGGATTCCTTCGAATTTTGTGATTTTATCAATAGTGTTACACTACCGCCTGGATACTCGTTGATTTCACTAGATGTAGTGTCATTGTTCACCTGTATTCCGAAAGACCTAGTATGCCATGACGTGATATGTGGTTGGGAACAAATTAAACCACACGCCAAAAACATTTGTTTAGATTTGTTTCTTGAGCTAGTAGAATTCTGCATTGACGCCAGTTTCTTCAAGTTCGACGGTCGGTTTTACAAACAGACTTTTGGTACAGCTATGGGCAACCAGCTATCACCTACAATAGCGGACCTTGTCACAGAAACCCTATTAGACTGCGTTTTAAAACGACTGAATGTAAAACTACCGTTCATCAAAAAGTATGTGGACGATTTGGTTACAGCCATTCCACTGGACAAACTGGATCATGTAGTCGACACTTTCAACAGTTACAATTCCAATATCCAATTCACTTGTGAGATTGAGGAGAACAACCGGTTACCCTTTTTGGACATGCTGTTAGTGAGGCACGATGACCAACACATCTCCACCGAATGGTATCAGAAACCCATTGCGAGTGGCCGTTTCCTAAATTATCTGTCAGCGCATCCCCCacatcaaaaaataaatatggCCATCAACTTCATCAACAGAGTCGACAAACTGTCTCCCGGTCTGTCAGAAGCATCGAAATTGGAGATAATGCACCGGCATTTAGAGCTGAATGATTATCCGAAAAAACTACGTAACCGCCTCATCAACAGAAGAAACACTCGACAAAATATTGTCAACCAACCGGACCAAAACAACGCAGATACTACTTACCGGTCAATATTATACATTCCCTACCTCACTGACAAAATAGGCAAATACCTGAAAAAAGACTACTCTAGCGTAAAATTAGCCACACGAAACACAAACTTAGCTAAACAATATTATACACaaacaaaagataaaatagCAAAAGACGAACACTGCAATGTAATTTATGGCATCCCCTGTAATGATGGTAAGTCACAGTATATAGGTATGACAAcgaacaaattaaaaactagaATTAGTGGACACAAATCAAACATAAATGCGTTACAAAAATTGATTAGCTCAGATACTAGTTTCGATGATTCACAATTTACAACACTCAGTGAAAAAACAGCATTGTTGGCACATtgcataaaaacaaaacacactttCAATCTTCACGACACAACAATACTCGACCAACACCAAAATATGGTAGCACTGCGATTCTCGAGATGTGCCACATAGCGACAAACACCAACACAGTCAACAAGAGAAGTGACATCGCAGGCCTTAGTACAACATACGCCGGCATCTTTCATACCATTGTCAACAATAGCAAACAGAACGCAGGACAAACCGCTGCATGTGAATGATGTGATGGCGGTATGAGCAgaattgtcgaccaacatttgaaaggggcggataagccaactgtcaaacagaacgagtgagagttcattttcctatgctgctccagcaaaaaataactctcgctcggtctgtttgacagttggctcttccgcccctttcaaatgttggtcgacaattgtTTAGTGTGTGATGTTAGTGTacgtttctgtttttatttttgtttttatttatatgcatgACGATACATTTGACGCACAATGACGATACCTATATAAACAATAATACGACAAAACGAATAGCTATgtaagtacactgagaaaaatttgtttgtaagaaATGTTTCCGATTAATGTAAAACCATATATATTTTGTGTACCCCTTTCCCTTACAGCTCTTTGAAAAAGACATAATATAATGTTGAAACGTTAGGGCAAAGCTAAATCTCGTTTGTTTTTTCTGACTGATaagccgataaaacccaagtctaaagagttatatttgttataataaaaaagagaacaataattaagccctttccaaaacttagtctagaccaattttcgaaaaactaagtatgcaaagctGTTTTTTACGTAAACCCTCTATACACAAAAAGTTTCAATGAaatctgagagggtgctgcTCACCCTATAGACGAGTTGACGTGAAATCCGTCTGGGGGTTTCTTCAGGTTCCGCGTGACGGGGGCCCAATATTTCTCAATTGGACAGAGCTCTGGCATGTTTGGAAAGTTCTTGTCTTTGGGCACCAACTGGACATTTTTGCCAGCACAGGTTTCCATGGCCATGGAATGTGAAATGAGGCCAAAACAGCATGAAATAGTCTGTTACTTCCTGAAAGGCAACGCACGTTCTACCAGATACTCGTTTACGTAAATTTCCTGGTTAATAGTATCGGTTGCAATGAAAATTTAGTTCATCTGCTTTCTGCTtaccctgttttctctgttttctactttttcaGTATTCCTTGTTACTTTGTTATCTCTGTTGTCtgatttccctgttttctctggtTTCTCAGATTCCTCTGTTTACTGCTTACCCTGTTCTCTCTATTTTctgatttctcagttttctctgttttctttttatcatgatttctctgttttcttccGTTTCTGTTTTCTGGTTTCCTAGTTTTCTAAGTCTTCTGCTTACCCTGTTTTATCTGTTTTCtaatttctcagttttctctgtttttttttctaaccctgttttctctgttttttttttgttttatgatttcttagcgttcctttcggactcccgctcttgtttattcatgcactgcaacgacttttgcgagtgtgtatttagctaacaggtcgtcgctctcgcacgtgCAACCTGAGCAACTGATAGCGATCATTCGCAAGGACTCAcactcccacccgcgtgtagaatcgagggtgtaagatgaagaagaaaacaaaaagtaacgcaaaatatgtatcctagtgtgccgctagccctcacgggcagctggttgCTCACGTGTTGTTTGCCTCctgagtggttatgcagaaagacgcaacgagactgtgcgttttcgagtctgtaggtagtaaaatgttTGCACACAGCAGcgccggctgtttttcgtttattCTGGGGGCGCCTTTTTGAGATTTTGCGTGGatcgacaaattggctagcgccggtcCTGCTCATGATTTGCCGATACGCATGGCAAGGTTAGGTCCCGTGGCCCGAATTTTGCGCATCtattattgttttttatttggaAATCAAACAATATTGGGTTCAAACATTATTGAGAAATAGTGAAAATAATGTTTCTCTCTGTAACAAAATTAGCTGTGTTATAGATTTTAGTAGAAGTTAGTAACTCCGGGTAAGAGTATAAATTCCATATAAAGAATGCCACAGTCGTTTTAATCtgagttttaaattatttcatGCTGCAACCCCGCAACGATAAATCGGATCCCGTCTTATTGTTGCATTCGCGAATATATGTGTCCTTATTGCTCGACGATGAATACGATTGTGCGAAATATAATTTATAAGTCGTTAATATTCCGTTTTAATTAACAATTAATAATCAATCACATAAAAGGATCTTCAATTGTACACATATACAATGCACTATGCATTCCGTTGTTCATATttgcccaagaccgagtataAAATAGGTGTGCAAACACGGAAGCACACGCTGGGAACAAACAACCCGGCTCTGTACCGGCAGGACCATAACGATTTGAGGTCGTACTTACGGCTGCTTTGACATGACCTTCCAAGTTTCAGCAGTTGCGTCTGGTCAGAGTCATCAACTCGAGCTATGGCATGGCAGGTCACGCAAATGTGTTGAACGGGCACAGGATCTGTGCGTGTCGGTTCACCGATGTACGTTAGTGGATGGCAGATGAATGCAGTGTGCTTCGCAGGCCAAAGCAAGTTGGTTCCGCAttaaatggccgaaataatcaGCATATTTGCTCTGCGTATCTGCAACCGAAATAGCTCACCGTTGTGTACATGCGGTGCCTTGCAACCAAACGGATGAAAAGTGGGTAATGAAGCATACTGGCAGTGCGGTGTGTGGTCACGACTAAATGCCTGTACAGCATAAtgtatttatcatttgtacGCCACGGACACTTTTGCATTCAGAGTAACTATAACTCAGCTGGCATGATTCGTGATGCTTTCTGAAATCACTTGAATTGCCAACATTAttagaaaattcaaaatcaatCTTGCAGGAACATTCGTTTCTTAATACCTCTTAATGCCACAATAACTTTTGTAGAGAAAAAGGGAGGGGTCTTGTCAAGTGGACACATTCAAAAAATCAGAAgtgttgtgtacaagacacgaccacataggtgacgcaggactacgtaagtctctttgtagcgatagtaacatgtaacgggtgacaactaaaattttggaatttattcctcaagttgtcaaaaaaagacaaaggtacttgaagaagatctgatctgccgaaattaaagatacattgtccattgttgaaaaaaaaattagtcaaCAGTGAAAACGGTCCGTGATCGGtacggcgaagcttccgtttgatgttggaacaggagcgttgtacggccgtcatgtcaactttgcgaatgcatctcctgattctatcaatcaactgtttgcaattcgtggctctccagttatttttgtacaccaaggagctcAAGATCCTGAAGAAATCGTCGATTAGGCGATACTGAGGTAGATTTGTCAGGTTGtggttttgggtacaaatgagaTCGAATAGGCAaacaggaacgattgtgttttttggtgtAATGCAATGATATTTATCCGACCAAAACATGTATTGTCCagctgcatgatgtttttgtagagacgggatcaacattttcttcaaactttCATTTTGGTacacatcttgattgatagccaaaTCAGATAGCTTGAATCATGGCTTAGAAATACCTCTTTTGGAAATGGCAATGTACAGcatcactttctgttcaaaTTTATGCttaaacttgtattttatgttcGGAGATGAGATGCAGTAGAATAATCCACGGAGtagtatcgatcatttccggATATGTGGgtcttcgaaagagggaagtAACTTTCATCATCTAATACAAAGCAATTTccggaataattttttatcaaccagCGGCATTGGAATTTCACCGTCAAACTCTGTTCCTCAGTGTATTCCGGGACTCTTGTCTTCTTTCGGTACTTTATTCCGACTCTTTTCAATATTTTGCAGATGTACTGGTGGGAACAGTTGACCTTTTTTGCGGCATCGCGTTGGTTCACGGaatccttgttgttgaaggcacgagaaagagaacgaagtccatctgcgtctataattttggctggtgtCACAATCTTTCGTTGCGACGCACCTTCGTCAACATTACGTTGAAGCCGTAATTCTTCCATAACGTCAGCGAACCAGTGGGATCGAACTGAAGCAGAGAAAATGACAGGCCAGAAGTAAATAAAGAAAGAGCGTTTcgatagcgagaaaaaaaagtgaacccTAAAACTAGTAAAAGTGCCGATTTTTTGCCTTAAaactactaaaattaaaattttgcttaaaactatTAATTAGTTGATTTTAAGATAGTTTTCTAAAACCGTTCTGTGCTACAAACGATACGTTGTTTCGTACATCGTTGTTTCTCAAAGGTGATTGCGTTGCTAAAATGCATGCGAGGTTTGGTAAAAATTTATATCCTAATTATCATCTAAACAGATACTAAGCCTACAGTACGGAAAGAGAACGGTCAGgatctttaaaaataattaagcGGAATTGAGCTAAACTAATTACAAATAACAAATTGGAAAAAGACACTAAACGTAAGTGATTTAAAAATTAGATTATTATGAAAtcaaaaccaatagtaaaaCATGAAAGAATTACATGGAAAGCTAATTATTGTTATATTATACACCATAGGGATTTTTTAACAGCGTCTATAGCTGTAGTAAATAAAAAGAGTTACGTTGTTAAAGAACCGGAAAATCGTCTGTCTGTTGCATTCGcaacattttaaaaaatccgtttATTTGCGATCGGGGAAGCTTCAGTATGCCAAAAAATAGTCGCGCGAAAGGGCAGGGTGTGAGTTGTGGAATATGTGATGATCCGGATAATAGCTTAATGGTGAGTTGTGATGATTGCGGTCGGTGGTTTCACTTTAAGTGCGTAGGTGTCGACGAAGGAATTGAAGATGTAGACTGGAGTTGCTCGTCGTGTGAAACGAAGCGTGCAGCTCAGGGCACATCATCCCGTGAGGCATCGGTACAGGGTGGAGCAGGGAAAAAGTCGACTGCAGGTCAAGAACATCAAATCGATCAAGTCCAACGGTTTCAAAGAATGATGGATCAAATGCAAGCTAGGTTTGATCAGCAACAGCATACGTATGAAGAGTTACTGCGTAAGAAGGATCTTGAAATGGAAAAGGCAATAAGCAATCTACAGCGCCAGTATCTACTGAATTTGGAGAGAAAAGAGCAGCAGATACGGGAGGAGCTGAGTGTTCCTGCCATCGTACTTCCTAATGCTAACTCAACATCGTTAGGAACTGAATCTCGTGTTGCAGATGATGTATGTTCGGCAATAACGCGGATGGAAAAGCAGTTGCAAGATATGGCGAAAAAGCAGGAGTTTGAAACGAGGCGGCTTGAGGAGCGATTGCAGGCTATGGAAATCGGCATGAGCAGATCTGCTCCAATGAGTGATGGTTTAAATCTCCGTGCGAACCTTTCTTCCGGCAATCAACAGTCGTATGAACAGTCTGCGACCTCTCTTCACGAGCTCAGCAAAAGCCAACTCGCTGCGCGGCAAGCAGTAGCAAAAGAACTTCCCGCTTTCTCCGGTAACCCAGAGGAGTGGCCGCTATTCATTGCTACTTATGAGAATTCCACCAGGATGTGTGGCTTCAGTGATGAAGAGAATTTACTTCGACTTCAGCGCAGCTTAAAAGGAAAGGCTCTTGAAGCGGTGCGAAGTAGATTACTATACCCAACTGGCCTCGAAGGTGTTATTAAAACGCTACGTACGTTATTTGGACGACCAGAAGTGATCGTCCATTCACTGGTCTCTAAGATACGAGAAATGTCAGCGCCCAAGACGGAGAAACTTGGGACCTTGATCGATTTCGGAGTTGCAGTGCAGAATATGTGTGCAACGATTGTAGCTTGTGGATTAAACGAACATCTGTGCAACGTTGCGCTTCTCCAAGAGCTTGTGGAAAGATTGCCGCCGACTATCAAGCTTGACTGGGCAAGACATCGGCAAACACTAAACGCGGTTACTCTTTCGGACTTTAGTAGCTGGCTTGAAACACTAGTTGAAGCAGCATGCGTGGTGACGGTTCCTTCGTCGTTCGGCGATTATACTGGTAAATCTGACAGGAGAAGCAGGAAGGAGGAAGTGTACTTACACCGTGAATCAAGTCCAGCCTCTTGCTCGCCGATGCCTTCTGGAGCAACATCGCGGAAAAGGTGTTTAATATGCAGCGAAGAATGTCGCAATCCTAGTTCTTGTGCAAAATTTGGAGATATGGACATCGGGGCTCGCTGGACAGCTGTCAAAAATAATAAGCTGTGTCGCAAATGTCTCTCAAAACATTTTGGAGCGTGTACGGTGAGGGAAGCTTGTGGAAAGAATGGTTGCTCTTACATGCACCATAAATTGTTACACGACGATTCTAGATACCCGCGATATCTAAATCCTCAGCCTTCAACGTCACAGGCGGACGTTGAGACCGGTTATGGAAGCTGCAACGCTCACGTAAGCAACGTAGGTAGAGTGTTGTTTAGATACATTCCAGTACTGATTCACGGACGCGGGAGCTCTGTTCGTACATACGCCTTTTTGGATGATGGTTCTTCAGTTACCCTGATGGAACATGGCCTTCTGAAAGAGTTAGGTCTCAATGGAGAATCTTATCCACTGTGCTTAGGGTGGACAGCCGATCATCAACGGCAAGAAGCAGAATCCGTGAAACTAGCGCTGGAGATCTCAGGAATAAATGACGCGAAATCGTATTGGATCCCAAAGGTGCATACGGTTGAAAGCCTCGCTTTACCTCGACAGACTCTCAAGATGGATGAATTAACACTTAAATATAACCATCTAAGAGAGCTGCCGGGTGATTCGTACCACAATGTTCGGCCTAGACTCCTCATAGGGATAGATAACTGTCATCTGGGACATGCTTTGGATAGCAGAGAAGGCGCAAAACATGAGCCAATAGCTACAAGAACCCGTCTAGGATGGACAATCTTCGGGCCTTGTTCGGCACCTGTTCCGGCAATGACAAACTTTACAGGCCATCACAGCCTTCATGCTTGCCCGTGTTGTGAGCGAAGCGACACAGAGCTGCATAACACAATAAAGGCCTATTTCTCATTAGATAGCCTTGGAATAGTGCGTTCAGCTAAACCGCTTCTTTCAAAAGATGATGAGCGAGCAGAACAGCTGCTGAAATCTTTAACGCGTATAAAAGGGAAGAGAGTGGAAACCGGATTGCTTTGGCGGTGTGACGATGTTCGTCTACCAGACAGCAAATCGATGGCGATGAGACGACTGGTCTGCTTGGAGAAGCGTATGCAGCGAGACCCTGAACTGGCTGAATCGGTGAAGGAGAAGATCCGCGATTACGAACGATCCGGATACGTAGAGAAGCTGACGGCAAACCAATTGACCGAGAAATTCGATCGAGTTTGGTATCTTCCTATCTTTCCGGTAGTCAATCCCAACAAGCCAAAAAAGATGCGCTTAGTTTGGGACGCAGCCGCTAAAGTCTCGGGAGTTTCACTAAATTCATTCCTGCTAACGGGACCGGATCAAGTCACCTCATTAGTATCTGTACTACAGCGCTTCCGGGAGTTCCGCATTGCCATTTCAggtgatattcgagaaatgTTTCTTCAGATCTTGATGAACCGGTTTGATCAACAGTGTTTGAGATTTCTATGGCGGAACGGAGAGCAAAACCGCAGTCCAGATGTCTACGTTACGAAAGTAATGACCTTCGGAGCGACGTGTTCACCAAGCTGTGCGCAATATGTAAAAAACTACAATGCGCAGCGGTTCCAGGAACAGTTCCCGAGGGCAGTCGAAGCGATAGTGAACGAGCATTACGTCGACGACATGCTTTCCAGTGTAGAGACAGAAGAAGAGGCGCTACAGCTGGCGAAAGATGTCCGGTATGTCCACGCGGAGGCGGGTTTCGAAATACGGAACTGGCTGTCGAACTCGAAACGAGTGCTGCGGGAATTGGAAGCAACTGCCGGCGAAAAGAGTTTGAATCTGTCAAGTGAGATGGCGACGGAGAAAGTTCTCGGCTTGTGGTGGTGTACTGCGACCGATACGTTCACCTTCAAGGTATCTCCGAGAATCAACGCCGAACTACTGCAAGGTAACATCGTTCCAACGAAAAGGCAGATTCTAAGCACGCTGATGACAGTCTACGATCCGTTGGGACTACTGGCGCACTTCCTAATGTTCCTGAAGATACTACAACAGGAAAtttggcgcagtggtgtaagtTGGGACGATCCTATCCAGAACGAGCAGTTTAAGAAGTGGCAGACGTGGTTACGCGTTCTTCCGCAAGTGGAATCGGTCAGCGTGCCAAGATGTTATCGGACGAAGACGAGCTTACGTGAGCAGAATGTGGTCCAGCTGCATGTATTCGTAGATGCGTCGGAGAATGGTTTTGCTGCAGTTGCATATCTGCGGTTCGAAGAAGACGGTGAAGTAGAATGTGCGCTCATCCGTGCGAAAACGAGGGTAGCTCCGTTGCGATTCGTGTCGATTCCTAGACTAGAACTGCAAGCAGCAGTCATTGGAGCTCGCCTAGCGAGCGACATTATACAGACACATAAACTGAAGTTTGTGCAAAAATATTTCTGGACGGATTCACGAAATGTCCTCTGTTGGCTGAATTCCGACCATCGGAAATTTAACCAGTTCGTTGCGGTGCGGATCAGTGAAATGTTGGAATTGACGGAGCCTTCCGAATGGAACTGGGTCCCGACAAAGCTAAACGTCGCTGACGATGCAACGAAATGGCAGACGCTGCCGGATCTCACTCCTACCAGCCGCTGGTTCCGTGGCCCTGAGTTCCTGTGGGGACCAACAAAAAGATGGCCTGCCGCCGAGTTCAAATTTGAGCACACCGCAGAGGAGAAGCGGTCAGCACTGAATGTACTGCACCATTCTGTGGAACGCGCTCTATTCCACTGGGAAGATTTCTCGAAGTGGAAGCGACTACAACGACATGTAGCCTTCGTTCAACGATTTCCGTCGAATCTACAGCGGAAGTTGTCAAAGGAACCCATCGTCACTGGACCTCTAACGCAAGAAGAACTTGAGAAGGCGCAGTTAGCTATCTTCAAGTCGGTTCAAGAGACAGAGTTTGCTAAAGAGAAAACCCTACTGCAGAAGCCAAAGCCATTGCCGTGGAAGAACGTTTTGCCGAAGAGTAGTTCGCTGTACAAACTTAGTCCATTCATCGGTGGAGATGGATTATTGCGAATGAAAGGTCGCATAGACGAATGTGCGTATGTGGACGAGTGTACAAAACATC harbors:
- the LOC128740289 gene encoding uncharacterized protein LOC128740289, whose amino-acid sequence is MRRLVCLEKRMQRDPELAESVKEKIRDYERSGYVEKLTANQLTEKFDRVWYLPIFPVVNPNKPKKMRLVWDAAAKVSGVSLNSFLLTGPDQVTSLVSVLQRFREFRIAISGDIREMFLQILMNRFDQQCLRFLWRNGEQNRSPDVYVTKVMTFGATCSPSCAQYVKNYNAQRFQEQFPRAVEAIVNEHYVDDMLSSVETEEEALQLAKDVRYVHAEAGFEIRNWLSNSKRVLRELEATAGEKSLNLSSEMATEKVLGLWWCTATDTFTFKVSPRINAELLQGNIVPTKRQILSTLMTVYDPLGLLAHFLMFLKILQQEIWRSGVSWDDPIQNEQFKKWQTWLRVLPQVESVSVPRCYRTKTSLREQNVVQLHVFVDASENGFAAVAYLRFEEDGEVECALIRAKTRVAPLRFVSIPRLELQAAVIGARLASDIIQTHKLKFVQKYFWTDSRNVLCWLNSDHRKFNQFVAVRISEMLELTEPSEWNWVPTKLNVADDATKWQTLPDLTPTSRWFRGPEFLWGPTKRWPAAEFKFEHTAEEKRSALNVLHHSVERALFHWEDFSKWKRLQRHVAFVQRFPSNLQRKLSKEPIVTGPLTQEELEKAQLAIFKSVQETEFAKEKTLLQKPKPLPWKNVLPKSSSLYKLSPFIGGDGLLRMKGRIDECAYVDECTKHPILLPKRHPVTDLIIANIHQKFCHLNHQTTLNEVRRRFYVPGLKSAYKRVRERCQLCKIQRAKPEAPEMSGLPSERLQAFCRPFSYVGIDYFGPMHVAVGRRTEKRWGVLVTCLTVRAVHLEVAHSLTTDSCILAIRNFIARRGMPVQIVSDRGTNFIGASRELKEALQQVNQDKLIEYFVTADTKWSFNPPASPHFGGVWERLVQSVKKVLKHLQVTRTPTDEILKNTLTEIELIINSRPLTELPLNNEFSQALTPNDLLIGSSDGSKPPIAYVDSSYALKHTWKMSQVYANRFWRRWIAEFLPTLTRRTKWFNRTKPITVGDIVVIVDNTLPRNCWPKGRVVRAVRSKDGQVRRAVVQTEHGVFERPAVKLAVLDVGAN